A window of Cellulomonas fimi contains these coding sequences:
- a CDS encoding type 1 glutamine amidotransferase, whose translation MRPVLVLTHVPHEGPGLIAAGIDGPLRIRTVLHDAEPRLPALDEVSGVVVMGGPMDADDERFPGLVVERRLLADAVDADVPVLGVCLGMQVLALALGSRLHLRHGTEIGFAPVDVVAEDLVLGALGDRPTVLHWHSDAVDLPAGATLLASTPTTPVQAFRAGSALGLQFHPEVTASMLDLWLGTPDMTAALDPDEVDAVRAGGARHLPTLVPAAEKAFAAFGELVRTRG comes from the coding sequence GTGCGCCCCGTCCTGGTCCTCACGCACGTCCCGCACGAGGGTCCGGGGCTGATCGCGGCCGGGATCGACGGACCGTTGCGGATCCGCACCGTGCTGCACGACGCCGAGCCGCGGCTGCCCGCGCTCGACGAGGTGTCCGGCGTCGTCGTCATGGGCGGGCCGATGGACGCCGACGACGAGCGCTTCCCTGGCCTGGTCGTCGAGCGGCGCCTGCTCGCCGACGCGGTGGACGCCGACGTGCCCGTGCTCGGCGTGTGCCTCGGCATGCAGGTCCTCGCGCTCGCCCTCGGGTCACGGCTGCACCTGCGGCACGGCACGGAGATCGGGTTCGCCCCCGTCGACGTCGTCGCCGAGGACCTCGTGCTGGGCGCGCTCGGCGACCGGCCGACCGTGCTGCACTGGCACTCCGACGCCGTCGACCTGCCCGCGGGCGCGACGCTGCTCGCGTCGACGCCGACCACCCCGGTGCAGGCGTTCCGCGCGGGCAGCGCGCTCGGGCTGCAGTTCCACCCCGAGGTCACCGCGTCGATGCTCGACCTGTGGCTCGGCACGCCCGACATGACGGCGGCGCTCGACCCGGACGAGGTCGACGCGGTCCGCGCGGGCGGTGCCCGGCACCTGCCGACGCTCGTGCCCGCCGCCGAGAAGGCGTTCGCCGCGTTCGGGGAGCTCGTCCGGACGCGCGGATGA
- a CDS encoding GuaB1 family IMP dehydrogenase-related protein → MRFLPGQTPASDLTYGDVFLVPSRSEVISRFDVDLTPVDGTGTTVPVVVANMTAVAGRRMAETVARRGGIAVIPQDIPTDVVADVVSSVKARHTVVESAVVVSPHDTVHTALTLIGKRSHGAAVVVRDGRPVGVVTEADCQGVDRFTQVEDVMSPHPTTVDLSVVEQGGTRGLEAAFEQLHGSRRRFSPVVRDGVLVGVLTQVGALRSSIYAPATDAEGRLRVGAAVGINGDVKAKTAELLEAGVDVLVVDTAHGHQRKMLEALGAVRSLDPQVPVVAGNVVTAQGTRDLIEAGADIVKVGVGPGAMCTTRMMTAVGRPQFSAVLECAAEARRLGRHVWADGGVRHPRDVALALAAGASQVMIGSWFAGTHESPGDLHEDGEGRLYKESFGMASARAVAARTRGGSAFERARKALYEEGISSSRMYLDPRRPGVEDLLDHVTAGVRSAATYVGATSLEELFDRATVGIQSAAGYEEGRPLPDGW, encoded by the coding sequence ATGCGCTTCCTGCCCGGCCAGACTCCGGCCTCCGACCTCACCTACGGCGACGTCTTCCTCGTCCCGTCGCGTTCCGAGGTCATCTCCCGCTTCGACGTCGACCTCACGCCCGTCGACGGCACCGGCACCACCGTCCCCGTCGTCGTCGCCAACATGACGGCCGTCGCGGGCCGCCGGATGGCCGAGACGGTCGCCCGCCGCGGCGGCATCGCGGTCATCCCGCAGGACATCCCGACCGACGTGGTCGCGGACGTCGTGTCCTCGGTGAAGGCGCGGCACACAGTCGTCGAGAGCGCGGTCGTCGTCTCGCCGCACGACACCGTGCACACCGCCCTCACGCTCATCGGCAAGCGGTCGCACGGCGCGGCGGTCGTCGTGCGGGACGGCCGCCCGGTCGGCGTCGTGACCGAGGCCGACTGCCAGGGCGTCGACCGGTTCACGCAGGTCGAGGACGTCATGTCCCCGCACCCGACGACGGTCGACCTGTCCGTCGTCGAGCAGGGCGGCACGCGCGGCCTGGAGGCCGCGTTCGAGCAGCTGCACGGCTCGCGCCGCCGCTTCTCCCCCGTCGTCCGCGACGGCGTCCTCGTCGGTGTGCTCACGCAGGTCGGCGCGCTGCGCTCGTCGATCTACGCGCCCGCGACCGACGCCGAGGGGCGTCTGCGCGTCGGCGCCGCCGTCGGCATCAACGGCGACGTCAAGGCGAAGACGGCCGAGCTGCTCGAGGCGGGCGTCGACGTGCTCGTCGTCGACACCGCGCACGGCCACCAGCGCAAGATGCTCGAGGCGCTCGGCGCCGTGCGCTCGCTCGACCCGCAGGTGCCGGTCGTCGCGGGCAACGTCGTGACCGCCCAGGGCACGCGCGACCTGATCGAGGCCGGCGCCGACATCGTCAAGGTCGGCGTCGGGCCGGGCGCCATGTGCACGACGCGCATGATGACCGCGGTCGGCCGCCCGCAGTTCTCGGCCGTGCTGGAGTGCGCCGCCGAGGCCCGCCGGCTCGGCCGGCACGTGTGGGCGGACGGCGGCGTGCGGCACCCGCGCGACGTCGCGCTCGCGCTGGCAGCCGGTGCGTCGCAGGTCATGATCGGCTCCTGGTTCGCCGGGACGCACGAGTCGCCCGGCGACCTGCACGAGGACGGCGAGGGCCGCCTGTACAAGGAGAGCTTCGGCATGGCGTCGGCGCGTGCCGTCGCCGCACGCACGCGGGGCGGTTCGGCGTTCGAGCGGGCCCGCAAGGCGCTCTACGAGGAGGGCATCTCGTCCTCGCGCATGTACCTCGACCCGCGCCGTCCCGGTGTGGAGGACCTGCTCGACCACGTCACCGCGGGCGTCCGCTCAGCCGCGACGTACGTCGGCGCGACCTCGCTCGAGGAGCTCTTCGACCGCGCGACGGTCGGCATCCAGTCCGCGGCGGGCTACGAGGAGGGCCGCCCGCTGCCCGACGGCTGGTGA